Proteins found in one Triticum urartu cultivar G1812 chromosome 4, Tu2.1, whole genome shotgun sequence genomic segment:
- the LOC125553479 gene encoding uncharacterized protein LOC125553479: MGASESLLARQPQQQQRPQWADEITTVSDGRRDAANEDPLLRRIRSLTIAPPLLSGQPAAGSETETSFTDILVRKPSGSSSAASGNLSPNLMFELFAMYREWQEEMAKEISGRQGELENKIETADALAVKLLQRFNYSVSSMRSTSHNLAEVHPLQVEVGELKGRLTEVISNCDALCKRITAEGPESLRTSVEPFTTGILGTGGGSPGPKEQP, translated from the exons ATGGGGGCTTCCGAGTCTCTCCTGGCCAGGCagccgcagcagcagcagcgaccGCAGTGGGCGGACGAGATCACGACGGTATCCGACGGCCGGCGCGACGCCGCGAACGAAGACCCTCTCCTCCGCCGCATCCGGTCACTTACCATC GCCCCGCCGCTGTTGAGCGGTCAGCCAGCGGCGGGCTCGGAGACGGAGACCAGCTTCACTGATATTCTTGTACGGAAACCCTCCGGCTCCTCCTCGGCGGCCTCTG GCAATTTGAGTCCAAATCTGATGTTTGAGCTTTTCGCTATGTACCGTGAATGGCAAGAAGAGATGGCCAAGGAAATCAGTGGAAGACAG GGAGAGCTAGAAAATAAGATAGAAACGGCAGATGCATTGGCTGTTAAACTTCTCCAGCGGTTCAATTACTCTGTTTCTTCGATGAGATCAACCTCTCACAATCTTGCTGAAG TTCATCCACTGCAGGTGGAAGTTGGTGAATTGAAGGGCAGGTTAACTGAAGTAATAAGTAACTGTGATGCATTGTGCAAGAGGATTACTGCAGAAGGGCCAGAAAGTTTGCGAACGTCCGTTGAACCTTTCACCACTGGCATACTGGGGACGGGAGGTGGATCCCCTGGCCCAAAAGAGCAACCCTGA